TGGTCAGTGGTCAGAGTACCTAATTGTTCTCCATCGGGGGCAAAGCAGTTGGAGTTCAAGCCGATCAGCCGAATACCAGGCGCGATCGTGGCACTGTAACAAAGGGGAGACTGTCCCTCTCGGTAACCAAACCCTCTGTAGAAGTAGCTGAATTGGGCAAGGGCTTGGGGAGTGGGTACATCGTGATTACCAGGGATGAGGTAGGCAGGTACAGGCAGTTGCCGCAACCGATCAGCTAACCACTGATGATTTTCCGCTTCTCCATGTTGGGTGAGGTCACCAGGCAGGAGCAAAAAATCAATTCCCAAGTCCAGCAGGTGAGCCAGGGCAATCTCAAAGGCAGGAATACTCCACTCCAACAAATGAAAGCGGCTGGGATGGTGCCAAAGGGTGTGGGGTAGAGTGATATGGGGGTCAGAGATAATACCAAAGCGCACCTGGTTGGTCATGGGACTGAAGCACCGCCACGGGTTTGCTAGCTTTACGATAGCATGGAACCGCTGTTAGTTTGCCTGGAACAAAATCAAGCGCTTCTGGAATAACGATCGGGCTATTTGCAAATCTAGGGAGGGGTGCTGGGCAAGAATCTCTTGGGTGGTTAGTTCCTGATTTGCCTGTTGCATAAACAGAAATTCCGCTGGGCTGAGATTTATCACTTCATAATCAGGATTGAATAAACTAGTGCTCTCCCAACCAGTGAGGCAGGGATGTCTCAGGGGTTTAGCTGCTAATAAAACTTCGTCCCGATCGATAGCAAACCTGGGCAAGGGTGGCTTGTACAGGAAAAATTCATAGTGGGCGATGTCGGTGTCTAGTAATTCTAGGAGGCGGTACTGGGTACGTTGGGGCAACGCCTGGGCTTGGGCGAGTAACTCGGGATTTTTGCCTAGTAAGCGCTCTAGTTGCCACACCTTGGGATTAGAAAACCCCGCAAATTCTAAACCCGATCGGTCAATTAATCCAAACAAAGAATAAATATTAAATCTGATTTCGTGCGGGTGCAAATACATATCCGCAAAACATTCATCCTTGGTGTTTTCCAAAAACCAACGAGTCTTTTCCCTTTGGAGTAGGCGATTATTTTCTGGTAGGGCGGCAAAAATTGCTCTTCCTAGTTTTACCCCCGCTGCAATGTCCCCTTTGTCGGGCAAGAGAATTTGGATTGCTTCCTGCATCAGGCTGATTTCCCATCTGCCAATTTCCGCATACAAAAACAGATGTAGTAATCCCCCTGGCTTTAATTTCTTGGCTAGCTCAGCTAAGCCCCGATCGGGATCAGCTAGGTGGTGCAATACCCCCACGCAATTAATTAACTCAAACTCCCCTGGTATCTGGGCTAAATCATAGATACTGCACTGGTGGAACTGGATGCGATCGGTTTCTCCCACAGTTTTGGCAATTCTTTGTTTAGCTACTGCTAGTGTTCCTGCACTAATATCAATCGCCACAATTTCGGCTGCGGGATTTTGGTGGGCTAAATATTCCGTACTGACACCACTGCCACACCCAGCATCCAGAATTCTAACTTTGTCAGTAGGGGGAATTTGACCGTTAGTACAGAAAGCGTAGGCAGCTTGCCAGCTCCAGCGCCAGTTATGCCCAGGGGGTGGTTCATCGATCACGGGGTCAGGGGGAAAAGGATAAGCATCATACAAAGCTGCCACTGCCCGCGTCACTTCATCCGTCATTGCCTACCCTCCCTACAAACTCTCTGTCCACGTCGATCGCCAAGCCTCCTCTGCCTCTAACACCAATTTAGCTTGCCGTTTTTCCTCTAGCTGCCCCTGCAGTCGTTCCCGTTGTGCTACTAACACCCGTAGTTCCCCCCGCTGGGACATGACATAGCGATCGGTAAACTCAATCTCCGCTAAACGCAGGATCACTCTGGGGGTATTTTCCGTAAGGGGTGGCAAAACCTGGAATTGCTGCAACAGAGCATTCACCCTGTGGGCATGTTCTTCTAGGCAGGTGTTCAGCAACCGATCGATTTCCTCTGCCCCTTTGTGCACTACCTCCCCAGCCAGAATCTCTCTTAGAGCCGACCCCAAAGTATCAGCAATCGCCACCACCCCCGACTGCAACGACTGCCGATCGGAAGGAGCTAACTGCAGAAATTGGGCGGGATACACATGGGTGCAGATGTTAAAAGCAGCGAGGATGAGCTGTTTGCGCGCCACCTGTGCCAGTACCTGGGCATACTCCCCATAGAGAACCTGAATGCGATGCTCTAAAGCAGCAATGGCTGAGGTGAGATCACGGATTTCCTGCTCCAACCGATCGGTTTTGCCCTGGGACATTAGGCAAGACAACTACTTCTTCTTTTTCTTGCTGCTGGATTTTGCCTTGGGTTTCTCCTCTGGCTCAGGTGCTTTAGCTGTTTCCTCTGCTATTACATCTCCAGCTTGAGGAGAGACTGCTTCCGTGGACACAGGAGCCTCTTCTGTCACTACGTCAGCAGGTTGAGGAGAGACTGTTTCCGTAGGTGCAGGAGCCTCTTCTACCACGGGAGTTTGTTCCGTTACCACATCAGTAGGCTGAGCAGAGACTGTTTCCGTAGGTGCGGAAGCTTCTTCTACCACCCCGTCGCTGGGTTGAGCTGAGAGTGTTTCCGTAGCAGGAGGAGCTGTTGCCACTGCTGCAGGCTTGCTAGCTTCTGGTTGAGTCGCGCTTGGGACAATTTCACCAGGGATTTCCTCACCCACGGCATAGCGTACAAACCGCCGCACGCGGATATTTTCTTTCAAAACCGCGATCGTTTGTTTGATCAATTCATCAACAGTAATCGTCTGGTCTTTGATGTAGGGCTGATCCAGCAGGCTCATTTCCTTAAGGCGCTTTTCAATCCGTCCTTGGACGATCTTTTCCCGTACAGCAGGGGGCTTGTTGGCAATGTCATCCTTGGCAGACTCGATCGCTCTTTCCTTTTCCACCACCTCAGGGGGAATGTGTGCCACACTGACATATTCCACACCAGGGCAAGCAGCAATTTGTTTAGCGATGTTATCTGCCAGCTCCTTGAACTCCTCCCGTTTGGCGACAAAATCCGTTTCGCAGTTGAGTTCTAGCAATACACCTACCTGGCTACCGAAGTGAATATAGCTGTGGACAATGCCTTGGGCGGTAGTGCGATCGGCTTTTTCCCCGGCCTTGGTGATGCCCCGCTTGCGCAACCACTCGATCGCTTTTTGCATGTCCCCATCGCTTTCCTCCAAGGCTCTTTTGCAGTCCTTGATGCCCGCCTGCGTCCGACTACGCAACTCACTAACTAACTGGGGTGAAATTTCAGCCATGACCTTATTCCCTACAATCGCTCTCCATTGTTACATATCGTCATCTTCTGCACCAATATCTAGGTCGGATAAATCCACTTCCTCCCCTTCCACTGTGCCTTCGTAGGGTGTGCCCTCCGCATCATAATCGATCGTTTGCCCCTGCTTGCCTTCGATAATCGCATCGGCTAGTTTGCCAATAATTAGTTTGACCGCGCGAATGGCATCATCGTTACTGGGAATGGGCACATCGACCAAATCGGGGTCGCAGTTAGTATCCAGCATTGCCACAATGGGAATTTGTAGGCGTTGACACTCCTGGACAGCGTTGTACTCCCGCTTCTGGTCAACAATCACCACGATGTCAGGGAGCTTGCGCATGGTTTTGATCCCACTGAGGTATTTGCGTAGGCGCTCTAGTTCTGCCCGCAGGCGGGATGCTTCTTTTTTAGGCAGCCGAGACAGGGCCCCAGTTTCCTCCCGGCGTTCTAGCTCCTTGAGGCGGTCAATTCTGGTGCGGATGGTAGCCCAGTTGGTGAGCATACCCCCCAGCCAGCGTTGGTTGACGTAATAGCTGTTGCAACGTCTAGCCTCTTCCTCGATGATCCCTGCTGCTTGGCGCTTCGTACCCACAAATAGGGTTTTCTTGCCCTGCTCCGTCATACGCCGCATGTAGTTGTAAGCCTCCTCCAGGCACTGAGCAGTCTGCACTAAGTCAATAATGTGGACACCGTTGCGCTCAGTAAAAATGTAAGGCTCCATTTTAGGATTCCAGCGGCGGGTTTGATGCCCAAAGTGAACTCCTGCCTCTAACAGTTCGTTGAGGGTAATAATTGCCATATTCGCTCCTTGTGTTCGGGTTTGACCTGGCATCTGGGCGTGACAAGCACCCGAATCCCCAGATGTGTGAATTGAAAAAACTCTATTAATTTAGCACAAATGGCAGAAATTGGGGAGCTTTTGCAGGGGCTGTGGGGGGGATATAATCGTGGAGGGGGGTAGGGAGAGCAATGATGAAGGGGCTAAGTTGGGTAAAGTGGGCGCAGTTTGGGGGGATTGGTCTAGGGTTTCTGATAATTCTTCTGGCAGTGACTAATCCTTCGCGGGAAGCCTATTTAGAATATGCCACTTTTAAGTTGGCTGACGATGTGAAAGAGGAAATTTGTGGCGCAAAAGACCTAAAGAATTTGTTGGGGGAAGTGGCTAATTTAATAGCAGGTATTTGTCGCACAGGGGTGGATGTCCAACGGGAGAAAATTCGCGATTTTATTAGTAATGCTTCCCGTCGCCGCAATTTAGTAATTTTTAGTATCTACCGCACGGATGTCCTCGATCGGCGTTATACCACTATTGCTATTTTGGGCAATTTTCACACTTCCGTTGCTAAAACAACCAGCCGAAATTAGCAGGATGGGGTTCTTGACTGCGGAGATACATTTCACAGTCTCTGATGGGGTAAATCATTCTGTCCCAACGGGTATCGGGGAGAGCGAGGGGGCGGGTTTCATCTAGGAGCCAACGACTAATTTGATCAGGGGTT
This region of Pseudanabaenaceae cyanobacterium SKYG29 genomic DNA includes:
- a CDS encoding DUF4359 domain-containing protein; translation: MMKGLSWVKWAQFGGIGLGFLIILLAVTNPSREAYLEYATFKLADDVKEEICGAKDLKNLLGEVANLIAGICRTGVDVQREKIRDFISNASRRRNLVIFSIYRTDVLDRRYTTIAILGNFHTSVAKTTSRN
- the rpsB gene encoding 30S ribosomal protein S2, whose protein sequence is MAIITLNELLEAGVHFGHQTRRWNPKMEPYIFTERNGVHIIDLVQTAQCLEEAYNYMRRMTEQGKKTLFVGTKRQAAGIIEEEARRCNSYYVNQRWLGGMLTNWATIRTRIDRLKELERREETGALSRLPKKEASRLRAELERLRKYLSGIKTMRKLPDIVVIVDQKREYNAVQECQRLQIPIVAMLDTNCDPDLVDVPIPSNDDAIRAVKLIIGKLADAIIEGKQGQTIDYDAEGTPYEGTVEGEEVDLSDLDIGAEDDDM
- the tsf gene encoding translation elongation factor Ts, encoding MAEISPQLVSELRSRTQAGIKDCKRALEESDGDMQKAIEWLRKRGITKAGEKADRTTAQGIVHSYIHFGSQVGVLLELNCETDFVAKREEFKELADNIAKQIAACPGVEYVSVAHIPPEVVEKERAIESAKDDIANKPPAVREKIVQGRIEKRLKEMSLLDQPYIKDQTITVDELIKQTIAVLKENIRVRRFVRYAVGEEIPGEIVPSATQPEASKPAAVATAPPATETLSAQPSDGVVEEASAPTETVSAQPTDVVTEQTPVVEEAPAPTETVSPQPADVVTEEAPVSTEAVSPQAGDVIAEETAKAPEPEEKPKAKSSSKKKKK
- a CDS encoding methyltransferase domain-containing protein, which encodes MTDEVTRAVAALYDAYPFPPDPVIDEPPPGHNWRWSWQAAYAFCTNGQIPPTDKVRILDAGCGSGVSTEYLAHQNPAAEIVAIDISAGTLAVAKQRIAKTVGETDRIQFHQCSIYDLAQIPGEFELINCVGVLHHLADPDRGLAELAKKLKPGGLLHLFLYAEIGRWEISLMQEAIQILLPDKGDIAAGVKLGRAIFAALPENNRLLQREKTRWFLENTKDECFADMYLHPHEIRFNIYSLFGLIDRSGLEFAGFSNPKVWQLERLLGKNPELLAQAQALPQRTQYRLLELLDTDIAHYEFFLYKPPLPRFAIDRDEVLLAAKPLRHPCLTGWESTSLFNPDYEVINLSPAEFLFMQQANQELTTQEILAQHPSLDLQIARSLFQKRLILFQAN